In Sulfurihydrogenibium subterraneum DSM 15120, a single window of DNA contains:
- a CDS encoding MATE family efflux transporter codes for MLSQTNKKILSLAVPAAFSNLFDMIQVIVDMIMLGRVSPVAIAAAGISMQFLGLLYAFMASFSVGNSAVVSRFVGAKEIEEAGKTTFTSSVIAFLISIPFTILGVFFSKYVFIFMGSSEEVVKAGETYLSIISLTFPVIFIEFALYSALNASGDTKTPLKIVIVANVINTVLAYTLIFGKFGFSALGIKGAAIATAISYYISFVLYLYVFLSKKTVISIYPQFVKDYAKRVLSIGIPAGAERVITYFSFLLFVKMIAEYGTYTLAGYQVGLRIEGLAFMPGFGFTIAAMTLVGQSIGAKNYEGAEKLGWQTAKIASVFMGFMGVLMFLFPQYFAMVFTDDGKVIQEAILYLKIVGLTQVPLAIGFVLSGALRGAGSTKLTLIINTASLWFFRIIPAYIFSKMFGSVLYIYYAMFMETFIKAGILYYVFKKGYWKRDLKWKT; via the coding sequence ATGTTAAGTCAAACAAATAAAAAGATTCTTTCCTTAGCCGTCCCAGCTGCTTTTAGTAATCTTTTTGATATGATTCAGGTTATTGTAGACATGATTATGCTTGGTAGGGTCTCTCCTGTTGCAATAGCTGCAGCTGGTATATCTATGCAGTTTTTAGGACTTTTATACGCATTTATGGCTTCTTTTTCTGTTGGTAATTCTGCGGTTGTATCAAGGTTTGTAGGTGCAAAAGAGATAGAAGAAGCAGGAAAAACCACTTTTACGTCTTCTGTTATAGCTTTTTTAATATCTATACCTTTTACTATACTTGGAGTTTTTTTCTCCAAGTATGTTTTTATATTTATGGGTTCTTCTGAAGAAGTTGTAAAGGCGGGAGAAACTTACTTATCTATCATATCTTTAACCTTTCCTGTTATTTTTATAGAGTTTGCTCTATACTCAGCTTTAAACGCATCAGGAGACACAAAAACTCCTTTAAAAATAGTTATTGTTGCAAACGTTATAAACACAGTTTTAGCTTATACTTTAATATTTGGTAAATTTGGTTTTTCTGCACTTGGAATAAAAGGAGCTGCAATAGCCACAGCTATAAGTTATTATATTAGCTTTGTATTGTATCTTTATGTATTTTTATCAAAGAAGACAGTAATCTCTATATACCCTCAGTTTGTAAAAGATTACGCTAAAAGAGTTTTAAGTATAGGTATTCCAGCAGGAGCTGAAAGGGTCATAACTTACTTTTCTTTTTTACTGTTTGTTAAAATGATTGCAGAGTATGGCACTTATACATTGGCAGGGTATCAAGTAGGACTTAGGATAGAAGGGCTGGCATTTATGCCAGGATTTGGTTTTACAATAGCAGCAATGACTTTGGTAGGTCAAAGTATAGGGGCAAAAAATTACGAAGGAGCTGAAAAGTTAGGCTGGCAAACCGCAAAAATAGCATCGGTTTTTATGGGTTTTATGGGTGTTTTAATGTTTTTATTTCCGCAGTATTTTGCTATGGTGTTTACGGACGATGGAAAAGTAATTCAAGAAGCTATTTTATATCTAAAAATTGTAGGACTTACACAAGTTCCACTTGCAATAGGTTTTGTTTTAAGCGGGGCATTAAGAGGAGCTGGCTCAACCAAACTAACACTTATAATAAACACAGCTTCCTTATGGTTTTTTAGAATAATACCTGCTTATATCTTTTCTAAGATGTTTGGAAGTGTTTTATACATCTACTATGCAATGTTTATGGAAACTTTTATAAAAGCTGGAATACTGTATTATGTATTTAAAAAAGGATATTGGAAGAGAGATTTAAAATGGAAAACTTAG